The following are from one region of the Microbacterium sp. BK668 genome:
- a CDS encoding cell division protein SepF: protein MSNPLKKTMVYLGLADEEEVYEEPAPQPAARKSSIQPVEKAAAPVTPLHRPAVVRQPAPSAISEILTVHPKQYRDAQVIAENFRDGIPVIINLSQMSDADARRLIDFASGLSLGLYGRIERVTSKVFLLSPESVNVSGDGAVAQADPESVPFAP from the coding sequence ATGTCGAACCCGCTCAAGAAGACCATGGTCTATCTCGGACTGGCAGACGAGGAAGAAGTGTACGAAGAGCCCGCCCCCCAGCCTGCGGCCCGCAAGAGCAGCATCCAGCCCGTCGAGAAGGCCGCCGCTCCCGTGACGCCGCTGCACCGGCCCGCCGTCGTGCGGCAGCCGGCGCCGTCCGCGATCAGCGAGATCCTGACGGTCCACCCGAAGCAGTACCGCGACGCGCAGGTCATCGCGGAGAACTTCCGCGACGGCATCCCGGTCATCATCAATCTGTCGCAGATGAGCGACGCCGACGCGCGCCGCCTGATCGACTTCGCGAGCGGCCTCTCGCTCGGCCTGTACGGACGCATAGAGCGCGTGACGAGCAAGGTCTTCCTGCTCTCGCCCGAGAGCGTGAACGTGTCGGGCGACGGCGCCGTCGCACAGGCCGACCCTGAGTCGGTCCCCTTCGCGCCGTAG
- a CDS encoding YggS family pyridoxal phosphate-dependent enzyme: MGLGERLAEVDARIADAARAAGRDPGALTRIVVTKFHAAPVVDELYRLGVRDVGENRQQELTEKKREVGDREGLRWHFIGQAQTNKARAIRAAASVVHSVDRARLADALDAAGEGMPRLDVLLQVNLTDDPGRGGTAPDAIEELAAHAAGCTTLRVRGVMAVAPLGEPPAPAFERLAACSATVRTVVPDAAWISAGMTADFAEAISAGATHLRIGSAITGPRPVRG, translated from the coding sequence GTGGGCCTCGGCGAACGGCTCGCGGAGGTCGACGCCCGGATCGCGGACGCCGCACGTGCGGCGGGCCGCGATCCCGGTGCGCTGACCAGGATCGTCGTGACGAAGTTCCACGCGGCGCCGGTCGTCGACGAGCTGTATCGGCTCGGAGTGCGCGACGTGGGCGAGAACCGCCAGCAGGAGCTCACCGAGAAGAAGCGCGAGGTCGGCGACCGCGAAGGCCTGCGCTGGCATTTCATCGGGCAGGCGCAGACCAACAAGGCGCGGGCGATACGAGCCGCGGCATCCGTCGTCCACTCCGTCGATCGCGCGCGCCTCGCAGATGCCCTCGACGCGGCGGGTGAGGGGATGCCGCGGCTCGACGTCCTGCTGCAGGTCAACCTCACCGACGACCCGGGTCGAGGCGGCACGGCACCCGACGCGATCGAAGAGCTCGCCGCCCACGCGGCGGGCTGCACGACCCTCCGGGTGCGCGGCGTGATGGCCGTCGCGCCCCTCGGTGAGCCGCCCGCGCCGGCCTTCGAACGACTGGCCGCCTGCAGCGCGACGGTGCGCACCGTCGTGCCCGACGCCGCCTGGATCTCGGCCGGCATGACGGCCGACTTCGCCGAGGCGATCTCCGCCGGTGCGACACACCTGCGGATCGGCTCTGCAATCACGGGACCGAGGCCCGTGCGCGGTTAG
- the ftsZ gene encoding cell division protein FtsZ — protein sequence MSQNQNYLAVIKVVGVGGGGVNAVNRMIELGLRGVEFIAINTDAQALLMSDADVKLDVGRELTRGLGAGADPEVGRRAAEDHAEEIEEALRGADMVFVTAGEGGGTGTGGAPVVAKIAKSIGALTIGVVTKPFSFEGRRRQSQAETGVAKLKEEVDTLIVVPNDRLLEISDRGISMIEAFATADQVLLAGVQGITDLITTPGLINLDFADVKSVMQGAGSALMGIGSARGADRAIKAAELAVESPLLEASIEGAHGVLLSIQGGSNLGIFEINDAAQLVKEAAHPEANIIFGTVIDDTLGDEVRVTVIAAGFDGGEPQTRIEPIAAARVAPVAPAVPTTPADEVAKDRDKEPVSVSVAADTTYDSAFGDDDLDIPDFLK from the coding sequence ATGAGCCAGAACCAGAACTACCTCGCCGTGATCAAGGTCGTCGGCGTCGGCGGCGGCGGCGTCAACGCGGTCAACCGCATGATCGAGCTGGGTCTGCGGGGCGTGGAGTTCATCGCGATCAACACGGACGCGCAGGCGCTGCTCATGAGCGACGCCGACGTCAAGCTCGACGTCGGGCGCGAGCTCACCCGGGGACTCGGCGCGGGCGCCGACCCCGAGGTCGGACGGCGCGCCGCCGAAGATCACGCCGAAGAGATCGAAGAGGCCCTGCGCGGCGCCGACATGGTCTTCGTCACCGCTGGGGAAGGCGGTGGCACGGGCACCGGCGGCGCACCCGTCGTCGCGAAGATCGCGAAGTCGATCGGCGCCCTGACCATCGGTGTGGTGACGAAGCCCTTCTCGTTCGAGGGCCGTCGTCGCCAGAGCCAGGCGGAGACGGGCGTCGCGAAGCTGAAGGAAGAGGTCGACACCCTCATCGTGGTCCCCAACGACCGCCTCCTCGAGATCAGCGACCGCGGGATCTCGATGATCGAGGCGTTCGCCACGGCCGACCAGGTGCTCCTCGCCGGCGTGCAGGGCATCACCGACCTGATCACGACGCCCGGCCTCATCAACCTGGACTTCGCCGACGTCAAGTCGGTGATGCAGGGCGCGGGATCGGCGCTCATGGGCATCGGCTCTGCGCGCGGAGCCGACCGCGCGATCAAGGCCGCAGAGCTCGCGGTGGAATCGCCGCTCCTGGAGGCCTCGATCGAAGGTGCTCACGGCGTGCTCCTGTCGATCCAGGGCGGGTCGAACCTGGGCATCTTCGAGATCAACGATGCCGCTCAGCTGGTCAAGGAGGCGGCGCACCCGGAGGCGAACATCATCTTCGGCACCGTCATCGACGACACGCTGGGCGACGAGGTGCGCGTCACCGTGATCGCCGCCGGGTTCGACGGCGGCGAGCCGCAGACCCGCATCGAGCCGATCGCGGCCGCGCGGGTCGCACCCGTCGCGCCGGCCGTCCCGACGACTCCCGCCGACGAGGTCGCGAAGGACCGCGACAAGGAGCCCGTCTCGGTGAGCGTCGCCGCCGACACGACCTACGACTCGGCCTTCGGGGACGACGATCTCGACATCCCCGACTTCCTGAAGTAA
- a CDS encoding FtsQ-type POTRA domain-containing protein encodes MRRPAALPPTTRPADGGEGATRAVGRESAMAGESAVGRESTVGRESAVSGESGEGTARGGVLGEDAVAASPGEEPLAPVIPLSAATDTVPSDARRAETDAEAEDAPITVRDVWRAARARRKALRAEVRRFTVRQRRRRMIWIGVAASLLLLVLTTLAAAYSPLFAVQKVEVVGTSLLDAAAVEESLAGQIGTPLPLVDESAVKAALVTFPLVQSYSLEARPPHALVVRIVERLPIGLIETNAGYTLVDAAGVALSTTEEPAPGRPLLSIRGGTSSSAFEAVGEVMRALPAAIRDQVTAISASTPDDVTLTLGGTDTQVIWGSSEDSAMKSFVLERVMQSRPPDSVSAYDVSSPNAVVVR; translated from the coding sequence ATGCGCCGGCCCGCGGCACTCCCGCCGACCACGCGTCCCGCCGACGGCGGCGAGGGGGCGACGCGCGCCGTGGGCCGCGAGAGCGCCATGGCGGGCGAGAGCGCCGTGGGCCGCGAGAGCACCGTGGGCCGCGAGAGCGCCGTGAGCGGGGAGAGCGGGGAGGGCACTGCGCGCGGCGGAGTGCTCGGCGAGGATGCGGTCGCGGCATCGCCCGGCGAGGAACCGCTCGCGCCGGTCATCCCGCTCTCGGCGGCGACGGACACCGTTCCCTCGGACGCGCGGCGGGCGGAGACGGATGCCGAGGCCGAGGACGCGCCGATCACGGTCCGCGACGTCTGGAGGGCGGCGAGGGCACGGCGGAAGGCGCTGCGGGCCGAGGTCCGGCGCTTCACCGTGCGCCAGCGACGGCGGCGGATGATCTGGATCGGGGTCGCGGCATCCCTTCTCCTCCTCGTCCTCACCACTCTCGCGGCCGCTTACAGCCCGCTCTTCGCCGTGCAGAAGGTCGAGGTCGTCGGCACGTCGCTCCTCGACGCCGCCGCTGTCGAGGAGTCCCTCGCCGGCCAGATCGGCACGCCGCTGCCGCTCGTCGACGAGAGTGCCGTCAAGGCGGCTCTCGTGACGTTCCCGCTCGTGCAGTCGTACTCGCTCGAGGCGCGGCCTCCGCACGCGCTCGTCGTCCGGATCGTCGAGCGCCTGCCGATCGGGCTCATCGAAACGAACGCGGGCTACACGCTCGTCGACGCTGCGGGCGTGGCCCTCTCGACCACCGAGGAGCCGGCGCCGGGGCGACCGCTCCTGTCGATCCGCGGCGGCACGTCGTCGTCGGCCTTCGAGGCCGTCGGCGAAGTCATGCGGGCGCTTCCCGCCGCCATCCGCGACCAGGTGACCGCGATCTCGGCATCCACGCCCGACGACGTGACGCTGACGCTCGGGGGCACCGACACGCAGGTGATCTGGGGCAGCTCCGAGGACTCCGCCATGAAGTCGTTCGTGCTCGAACGGGTCATGCAGTCCCGTCCGCCGGACTCCGTCTCGGCCTACGACGTCTCGTCGCCGAACGCCGTCGTCGTGCGCTGA
- the murC gene encoding UDP-N-acetylmuramate--L-alanine ligase, giving the protein MIRPDLSLPIPENIEAAHFIGIGGSGMSGLARMFLARGIRVSGSDRADSQALRDLAALGARVFVGHDAANLADDVDTVIHTGAIWPENPEFVLAKERGLHVIHRSQALHWLIGGRRLVSVAGAHGKTTSTGMIVTALKSLDSDPTFVSGGVVADLGVSSGTGSDELFVIEADESDGTFLLYDTSIALITNVDPDHLDHWGSDEAFYEGFARFADEAREAVVVSADDPGARRVAAAITHPHVVTFGMTDAADVRISDIATAGPVAFSLSYRGESVRAQLQIPGEHNAVNAAGVVAVLLTLGFELAAAVGAVEEFAGTVRRFELHGVERGVSVYDDYAHHPTEVAAALSAARTVVGDGRLIAVHQPHTYSRTQHMYREFAEVLEGLADHTVVLDVYGAREDPIPGVTGELVSSAFHDPSHVHYVADWQSAADYTAAVARDGDFVITLGCGNVYQIIPQVLDSLARTPGD; this is encoded by the coding sequence ATGATCAGACCCGACCTGAGCCTCCCCATCCCCGAGAACATCGAGGCTGCGCACTTCATCGGCATCGGCGGCTCCGGCATGTCGGGCCTGGCCCGCATGTTCCTGGCGCGGGGCATCCGCGTGTCGGGATCGGACCGCGCCGACAGCCAGGCGCTGCGTGACCTCGCCGCTCTCGGCGCGAGGGTCTTCGTCGGTCACGATGCGGCGAACCTCGCCGACGACGTCGACACCGTGATCCACACCGGGGCCATCTGGCCCGAGAACCCGGAGTTCGTGCTGGCCAAGGAGCGCGGACTGCACGTCATCCACCGTTCGCAGGCGCTGCACTGGCTGATCGGCGGGCGCCGTCTCGTCTCGGTCGCCGGCGCCCACGGCAAGACCACCTCGACGGGCATGATCGTGACGGCCCTCAAGAGCCTCGACTCCGATCCCACGTTCGTCAGCGGCGGCGTCGTGGCCGACCTGGGGGTTTCGAGCGGCACCGGCTCGGACGAGCTCTTCGTCATCGAGGCCGACGAGTCCGACGGGACGTTCCTCCTCTACGACACCTCCATCGCCCTCATCACCAATGTGGACCCCGACCATCTCGACCACTGGGGCTCCGACGAGGCGTTCTACGAAGGGTTCGCCCGATTCGCCGACGAGGCGCGCGAGGCCGTCGTCGTCTCGGCCGACGACCCCGGCGCGCGCCGCGTCGCCGCCGCCATCACGCATCCGCACGTCGTCACGTTCGGGATGACAGATGCCGCGGACGTCCGCATCTCCGACATCGCCACCGCCGGCCCGGTGGCCTTCTCCCTCAGCTATCGGGGCGAGTCGGTGCGAGCGCAGCTCCAGATCCCCGGCGAGCACAACGCCGTCAACGCCGCCGGCGTCGTCGCCGTGCTGCTGACCCTCGGCTTCGAGCTGGCTGCAGCCGTGGGCGCCGTCGAGGAGTTCGCCGGCACGGTCCGGCGCTTCGAGCTGCACGGCGTCGAGCGCGGCGTCAGCGTCTACGACGACTACGCCCACCACCCCACGGAGGTCGCCGCCGCGCTGAGCGCCGCCCGCACCGTCGTGGGCGACGGGCGGCTCATCGCCGTGCACCAGCCGCACACCTACTCGCGAACCCAGCACATGTACCGGGAGTTCGCGGAGGTCCTCGAGGGCCTGGCCGACCACACGGTCGTGCTCGACGTCTACGGCGCCCGCGAGGACCCTATCCCGGGGGTGACGGGCGAGCTCGTCAGCAGCGCGTTCCACGACCCCTCCCATGTGCACTACGTCGCCGACTGGCAGTCGGCCGCCGACTACACGGCCGCCGTCGCCCGCGACGGCGACTTCGTCATCACGCTCGGGTGCGGCAACGTGTACCAGATCATCCCCCAGGTGCTCGACTCGCTCGCACGGACGCCGGGGGACTAG
- a CDS encoding UDP-N-acetylglucosamine--N-acetylmuramyl-(pentapeptide) pyrophosphoryl-undecaprenol N-acetylglucosamine transferase produces MTGQDREAQNRGGARTYLLAGGGTAGHVNPLLAVADALREREPDAEVLVLGTREGLEARLVPLRGYELLFVDKVPFPRRPNRDAAVFPTRFRRAVGQVRAHLRDRHVDVVAGFGGYASAPAYVAAGRERIPFVVHEANARPGLANVLGARRAAGIGVAFEGTPLRRGTVVGMPLRREIVTLDRAARRGDAAAHFGLDPARPTLLVFGGSLGAQRLNEAFAGSWRDVLDAGWQLLHVTGEKSDLEDPGAAGYTVVRYVDRMDLAFSLADFIVSRAGAATVSEISALGIPAVYVPYAVGNGEQALNAGSAVRAGAAVLVPDAELTADRVRGEIVPLLADPARRQEMTRAAASVGTRSGTENVVAMIDAALAR; encoded by the coding sequence GTGACGGGTCAGGATCGGGAAGCGCAGAACCGGGGCGGGGCGCGCACGTATCTTCTCGCCGGCGGCGGGACGGCCGGTCACGTCAATCCGCTCCTCGCCGTCGCGGACGCCCTGCGGGAGCGCGAGCCGGACGCCGAGGTGCTCGTCCTCGGCACGCGGGAGGGGCTCGAGGCCCGCCTCGTGCCGCTGCGCGGCTACGAGCTGCTCTTCGTCGACAAGGTGCCGTTCCCGCGGCGGCCGAACCGGGATGCCGCGGTCTTCCCCACCCGCTTCCGCCGCGCCGTCGGACAGGTGCGCGCGCACCTGCGCGATCGACACGTCGATGTCGTGGCGGGCTTCGGCGGCTATGCCTCCGCTCCGGCGTACGTGGCGGCCGGCCGGGAGCGGATCCCGTTCGTGGTGCACGAGGCCAACGCCCGCCCCGGGCTGGCGAACGTCCTCGGCGCGCGCCGTGCCGCCGGGATCGGCGTCGCCTTCGAGGGGACGCCCCTTCGCCGCGGGACGGTCGTGGGGATGCCGCTGCGCCGCGAGATCGTGACGCTCGACCGCGCCGCGCGCCGCGGCGACGCCGCCGCGCACTTCGGGCTCGACCCCGCGCGCCCCACGCTCCTGGTGTTCGGAGGATCGCTCGGCGCCCAGCGGCTGAACGAGGCCTTCGCGGGCTCGTGGCGCGACGTGCTGGACGCCGGGTGGCAGCTGCTGCACGTGACGGGGGAGAAGTCCGACCTCGAGGATCCGGGTGCCGCCGGCTACACCGTCGTGCGGTACGTCGACCGGATGGACCTCGCCTTCTCGCTCGCCGACTTCATCGTGTCGCGGGCCGGCGCGGCGACGGTGAGCGAGATCAGCGCGCTCGGCATCCCGGCCGTCTACGTGCCGTACGCCGTCGGCAACGGCGAGCAGGCGCTCAACGCCGGGTCCGCCGTACGCGCCGGCGCCGCCGTCCTGGTCCCGGATGCCGAGCTCACGGCGGACCGCGTGCGCGGCGAGATCGTCCCGCTCCTGGCAGACCCGGCGCGGCGGCAGGAGATGACGCGGGCCGCGGCATCCGTCGGCACACGCTCGGGGACCGAGAACGTCGTCGCGATGATCGACGCGGCTCTCGCCCGCTGA
- the ftsW gene encoding putative lipid II flippase FtsW: MTSTTTPTRPAVRRADASSGTEFSTDLSTELGTPKRGLAARVSLGKVFAPVPSEFLLITSTALMLTGFGLVMILSATSATATARGEAPYEAVIKQAVFALIGIPLMLVASRLPIEFWKRAAWPALIGALLFQMLVFTPLGIDNDGNRNWIKIAGLQAQPSEFLKLALALWIGFILYRKRTLLGSWTHVFIPLVPVTVLVLAAVMAGDDMGTAMIVALVALGALFFSGVKLRIFILPLLLGIIGAAVFAVTSPNRMHRIMSFLDANCLADYFNSCYQPLHGIWGLAGGGIFGLGLGNSKEKYDWLPAAANDYIFAIVGEELGLIGCIVVLGLFALFAVGAFHIVRKTDDPFVRIVAGAITVWIVGQALINIGVVLRVFPVLGVPLPFMSQGGTSLLSVLVACGVLLSFARTLPVPPSQRRPPASRARAPRAARARIPR, translated from the coding sequence ATGACGAGCACGACGACACCGACCCGGCCGGCGGTCCGACGCGCTGACGCTTCCTCCGGCACCGAATTCAGCACCGACCTCAGCACCGAACTCGGCACGCCCAAGCGCGGCCTCGCGGCCCGTGTGAGCCTCGGGAAGGTCTTCGCCCCGGTGCCGAGCGAGTTCCTGCTCATCACGTCGACGGCGCTCATGCTCACGGGCTTCGGGCTCGTCATGATCCTGTCCGCGACCTCGGCGACGGCGACCGCGCGCGGCGAGGCCCCCTACGAGGCGGTGATCAAGCAGGCGGTCTTCGCGCTCATCGGCATCCCGCTCATGCTCGTGGCCAGTCGCCTGCCGATCGAGTTCTGGAAGCGGGCGGCGTGGCCCGCGCTGATCGGCGCGCTGCTGTTCCAGATGCTCGTCTTCACACCGCTCGGCATCGACAACGACGGCAACCGCAACTGGATCAAGATCGCCGGGCTCCAAGCCCAGCCCTCGGAGTTCCTCAAGCTCGCGCTCGCGCTGTGGATCGGCTTCATCCTGTACCGCAAGCGCACCCTGCTGGGGTCGTGGACGCACGTCTTCATCCCGCTCGTGCCCGTCACGGTGCTCGTGCTCGCCGCCGTCATGGCCGGCGACGACATGGGCACGGCGATGATCGTCGCCCTCGTCGCGCTCGGTGCCCTGTTCTTCTCGGGTGTCAAGCTGCGGATCTTCATCCTGCCGCTGCTGCTCGGGATCATCGGGGCGGCGGTGTTCGCCGTGACCAGCCCGAACCGGATGCACCGCATCATGAGCTTCCTCGACGCCAACTGCCTGGCGGACTACTTCAACTCCTGCTACCAGCCGCTGCACGGCATCTGGGGGCTCGCCGGCGGCGGCATCTTCGGCCTGGGGCTCGGCAACTCGAAGGAGAAGTACGACTGGCTCCCCGCCGCCGCGAACGACTACATCTTCGCGATCGTCGGCGAGGAGCTCGGGCTCATCGGCTGCATCGTCGTGCTCGGCCTCTTCGCCCTCTTCGCCGTCGGCGCCTTCCACATCGTGCGCAAGACCGACGACCCCTTCGTCCGGATCGTGGCGGGAGCCATCACCGTGTGGATCGTGGGGCAGGCGCTCATCAACATCGGCGTCGTGCTGCGCGTGTTCCCGGTGCTGGGCGTGCCCCTTCCCTTCATGTCGCAGGGCGGCACGTCGCTCCTGTCGGTGCTGGTCGCCTGCGGCGTGCTCCTGTCGTTCGCACGGACGCTCCCCGTTCCGCCGTCCCAGCGCCGGCCCCCGGCATCCCGCGCACGAGCGCCCCGCGCCGCCCGTGCGAGGATTCCAAGGTGA
- the murD gene encoding UDP-N-acetylmuramoyl-L-alanine--D-glutamate ligase, whose amino-acid sequence MTDRLDILTSWHADWRGLRAVVLGMSVTGFSVADTLAELGADVLVVTEKADEEYERLLPVIGARLWTGRLDAVPAELPDFRPDVVIASPGFAPSHPVITWIRESGIALWGDVELAWRVRDKVVRADGRPADWILITGTNGKTTTTRLAATMLVAGGLKAAPVGNIGTPVLDAVRDPEGFDALVVELSSHQLWYLGLQTGPDPVSPHAAVCLNLADDHLEWHGSFEAYRDAKAHVYDNTRVACVYNKADAATQRMVEDADVIEGARAIGFDLGVPGPSDFGVVEGILVDRAFHEERRTSALELTTIAELRDQGLAAPHVVANILAAAALARSLDVEPGAIRDALRSFRLDPHRIEVVAVAEGVTWVDDSKATNPHAAASSLAAFPGAVWVVGGLLKGVDVSSLVRERGIRSKAAIVIGVDRAHVLEAFGRHAPEVPVFEVDADETEDVMARVVELAAGIARDGDVVLLAPAAASFDQFSSYADRGSRFAAAVNDRIARGADDEHDDTDPAGGPTR is encoded by the coding sequence ATGACCGACCGGCTCGACATCCTCACCAGCTGGCATGCGGACTGGAGGGGCCTGCGGGCGGTCGTGCTGGGCATGTCCGTCACCGGCTTCTCCGTCGCCGACACGCTCGCCGAGCTCGGCGCCGACGTGCTCGTCGTCACCGAGAAGGCCGACGAGGAGTACGAGCGCCTGCTGCCGGTCATCGGCGCGCGGCTGTGGACCGGCCGCCTCGACGCCGTTCCGGCCGAGCTCCCGGACTTCCGGCCGGACGTCGTCATCGCGTCGCCCGGCTTCGCGCCGAGCCATCCCGTCATCACGTGGATCCGCGAGTCCGGCATCGCGCTATGGGGGGACGTCGAGCTCGCGTGGCGGGTCCGCGACAAGGTCGTGCGGGCCGATGGCCGCCCCGCCGACTGGATCCTCATCACCGGCACGAACGGCAAGACGACGACCACGCGGCTGGCGGCGACGATGCTCGTCGCCGGGGGCCTGAAAGCTGCGCCCGTGGGCAATATCGGCACGCCGGTCCTCGACGCCGTCCGCGATCCCGAGGGCTTCGACGCGCTGGTCGTTGAGCTGTCGAGCCACCAGCTCTGGTACCTCGGCCTGCAGACCGGGCCCGATCCCGTCTCGCCGCACGCCGCGGTGTGCCTGAACCTCGCCGACGATCACCTCGAGTGGCACGGCTCGTTCGAGGCGTACCGCGACGCCAAGGCGCACGTGTACGACAACACGCGTGTCGCCTGCGTGTACAACAAGGCGGATGCCGCGACCCAGCGCATGGTCGAGGACGCCGACGTGATCGAGGGCGCGCGGGCGATCGGCTTCGATCTCGGCGTCCCGGGCCCCAGCGACTTCGGCGTCGTCGAGGGAATCCTCGTCGACCGAGCCTTCCACGAGGAGCGGCGCACGAGCGCCCTCGAGCTCACAACGATCGCCGAGCTCCGCGATCAGGGTCTGGCCGCTCCCCACGTCGTGGCGAACATCCTCGCCGCGGCCGCGCTCGCCCGCTCGCTCGACGTCGAGCCCGGCGCCATCCGCGACGCGCTGCGCTCGTTCCGTCTCGACCCCCACCGCATCGAGGTCGTCGCGGTGGCGGAGGGCGTCACGTGGGTCGACGACTCGAAGGCGACCAATCCGCACGCCGCGGCATCCTCGCTCGCCGCCTTCCCCGGCGCGGTGTGGGTCGTCGGGGGGCTGCTCAAGGGCGTCGACGTCTCGTCGCTCGTGCGAGAGCGCGGCATCCGCTCGAAAGCCGCCATCGTGATCGGCGTCGACCGTGCTCACGTTCTGGAGGCGTTCGGACGACACGCGCCCGAGGTGCCCGTGTTCGAGGTGGACGCCGATGAGACTGAAGACGTCATGGCGCGGGTCGTCGAGCTGGCGGCCGGGATCGCGCGTGACGGGGACGTGGTTCTGCTCGCCCCCGCCGCGGCATCCTTCGACCAGTTCTCGTCCTATGCCGACAGAGGCAGCCGCTTCGCGGCAGCGGTGAACGACCGGATCGCGAGGGGGGCCGATGACGAGCACGACGACACCGACCCGGCCGGCGGTCCGACGCGCTGA
- the mraY gene encoding phospho-N-acetylmuramoyl-pentapeptide-transferase gives MRSLLTATAISLAFTLFLTPVFIRLFRRWGWGQIIRTPEDGNIPPHEAKRGTPTMGGVIFIAGTLLGYFIGTYAGNFPPTLSGLLVLWMMVGFGVVGFIDDYMKLHRQRSLGLSGWRKILGQVIVIVPWAIVSLSFANPAGQTPASPYVSFFRDIPVLSFMALGVVAGWILYILWITFIGVAWSNSTNVTDGLDGLAAGSGIFTIAAMSLITFWQFQQRCDSSDLVASFQTACYGTRDPLDLTIVAAAFVGALVGFLWWNAPKAQIFMGDVGSMAIGGVIAAMSILSRTEILAVIVAGVFIIGPGSVILQRYYFKLTRGKRLFLMSPFHHHLEMRGWPETTIVIRMWIIAGMLAVTGIGAFYVEWLART, from the coding sequence GTGAGATCCCTCCTGACCGCGACGGCGATCTCGCTGGCCTTCACCCTGTTCCTCACACCGGTCTTCATCCGCCTCTTCCGCCGGTGGGGATGGGGTCAGATCATCCGCACGCCCGAGGACGGCAACATCCCGCCGCATGAGGCCAAGCGCGGAACTCCGACCATGGGCGGCGTCATCTTCATCGCCGGGACGCTCCTCGGCTACTTCATCGGCACCTACGCGGGCAACTTCCCGCCGACCCTCTCGGGCCTGCTCGTGCTGTGGATGATGGTCGGGTTCGGCGTCGTCGGCTTCATCGACGACTACATGAAGCTGCACCGTCAGCGCAGCCTCGGCCTCTCCGGGTGGCGGAAGATCCTCGGCCAGGTGATCGTCATCGTTCCCTGGGCGATCGTCTCGCTCAGCTTCGCCAATCCGGCGGGGCAGACCCCGGCCTCCCCGTACGTCTCGTTCTTCCGCGACATCCCGGTGCTGTCCTTCATGGCGCTCGGGGTCGTGGCGGGGTGGATCCTCTACATCCTGTGGATCACCTTCATCGGCGTCGCGTGGTCGAACAGCACGAACGTGACGGACGGCCTCGACGGCCTCGCCGCCGGGTCCGGCATCTTCACCATCGCGGCGATGAGCCTCATCACGTTCTGGCAGTTCCAGCAGCGGTGCGATTCGTCCGACCTCGTGGCGAGCTTCCAGACCGCCTGTTACGGCACGCGCGACCCGCTCGACCTCACGATCGTCGCGGCGGCCTTCGTCGGAGCCCTCGTCGGATTCCTCTGGTGGAACGCGCCGAAGGCGCAGATCTTCATGGGCGACGTCGGCTCGATGGCCATCGGCGGCGTCATCGCGGCGATGTCGATCCTCTCGCGGACCGAGATCCTCGCGGTCATCGTCGCCGGCGTCTTCATCATCGGCCCCGGCTCGGTGATCCTGCAGCGGTATTACTTCAAGCTCACGCGGGGCAAGCGCCTGTTCCTCATGAGTCCCTTCCACCACCATCTCGAGATGCGCGGGTGGCCCGAGACGACGATCGTCATCCGCATGTGGATCATCGCGGGGATGCTGGCGGTCACGGGCATCGGCGCGTTCTACGTCGAATGGCTCGCGCGCACATGA